A stretch of DNA from Ignavibacteriota bacterium:
CATTGGTCGCGAGTTGGGTCTTGAAGGTTTGCGTGAATACACCGAGACGAAGCATCTTCATATAGATTAAGTCGGTGTGAGAGAAAAAAAGTTCTGGTATGATACAGTAGTTCCAAAATTTTAATTACATTTTGTTGTTCAATGGAAACCATGATGTCGAACCAATAACCCCATCCTTTAGGATGGGGGAAGAAACTCAAAAAAGAGTTGGGCTTCAGCCCTAAATTGCTTGGCTAAAGCCAACTCGAATGTTGATAGTTTCCCCCACGATGAATCGTGGGGTTACTTCATGGGAATTCATTCAGGCATACTTAAGTTACATATAATTCAAAGGAATCATTTATGAAAAAATCTATTATCTTTTTAATGTTTATCGTCTTGGCATTTACCGGATGCGGCAAGAAAGAAACGCCACCGGTTCCGGTCGGTGAAATGTCGGAGTACAAAGACCCCGCCTACGGATTTAAGATTCATTACCCGAAGGAATGGAAACAACTTGGAACGACGGGGAACGCCGTGTTTGTAAAATCACAGGAAGTGGTCAATAAATTTATGGACCCATCGAGCGGGGAAGAAGGAGGACAGGTCAGTGTTGAAGTACTGAAGTTGGAAGGGAAAACTTCCGATGAAGTGATTGCCACTGCGAAAGAAGTATTTAAGGAGGCATGGTCGAAGATTGATATTCAACCCGACCAGCAAGTGACGGTTGCGAATAAACCTGCGACGAAAGTCAATTACTCAGTTCCCGTTACTTCAAAATCAAATATTACCGGTTACCTGATTTATGTTGCCGGAGATACGGCTGTGTACAAATTGGATTTCATCGGGTACGGAGACCAATTTACCGCGCACGCCGGCGTATTCGATGCGATGTTGAAATCGTTTGAACTTCCCGTGGTGATAATTAAATCAGACAAATGGATGGCATCGCCGAGCATGGAAAATTACAACTCGAATTTCTTCACGATGCAATATCCTGAAAATATGGTTCCTGAAAATGTGAACAAAGGGAAGAATGATTTCTCGATGAAACTTCGTGCAGACCGTTTAGATTGCAGTATTCAGATTGATGTCTTCGGCGCGCAAAAATTAACCACAGAAAAAGTGTTCGAACAGAACAAAGGAAAAGTAAAAGCACGCAGTACAGGCAAAGCCACGATAGACGGAAACGAAGCATTGTGGGTGGAAGATGCACCGATGGCAAACATTACACGTCGCCAATATTATGTTGTGAAGAACGATAAGGTAATTCGTCCGACCGTGATTTGGTTTGCGGCGCAGAAAGATATTTACTTTCCTGCTTTTGAACAGTGCGTCAGTTCTATGAAGTTGAAATAGTTGCATAACAATTCTCCGGTTAGAGAAGAAATGATGTTGAAGCGCGCGGGCAGAACAATGCAAGCGCGCTTTTTTTGTTTCTGTGAAATCGGATTTCAGTTTTGAGATGAATTCTCACAATGTTGAGAATCTCCAAAATTGTTGTTCGTTTAGTTTTTATTCACTCAAAGTTCTCTGGCATATTGATTGCCAAATCCTGTCTATCGGGTTTATCTCGACCACACAATGGGCGAATTGAACTTCGCTCAACAATACAAATTAAGAAAGCATTCTCATGGATATTAAAAACAGAACAGTGTTAGTGTTAGGCGGCTGGGGTCTTGTCGGTTCGGCGATTTGCCGGAAATTGATGGGCGAACATCCGAAACGAATTATCGTGACCTCGTTGAAGAAGGAAGAAGCGGAAGAAGGTGTTGCGCAGTTGTACGAGGAGTTTCCTTCGGCAAAGAAAAATTTCTTTGTCCCGTGGTGGGGCAATATTTTTACACGGCACGATTTCAAAGATATGAACCGGGAAGACATTCTTGGCGATGACAGAAAACGTAAAATGCTGATTGACGACATGCTTGAGGAACTCGATGAGAATGTTCTCCACCGTTCGGCAATTTTTCAACTGCTTGAAAAATACAAACCGGATATCATCATAGACAGTATCAATTCGGCAACCGCCATTGCATATCAGGATATTTTCCAGAGTGCACGCGGGGTATTGAAAGAGTTCAAGCAAAACAACGGCGGTACAGACATTAGCACGATTCAAAACTCGGTTGAGCGGCTACTGTGTACGTTGTATGTTCCCCAGCTGATTCGTCATGTGCAGATTTTATACAAGTCCATGCACAAGTGCGGCACAAAAACATATGTGAAAATCGGAACGAGTGGAACCGGCGGAATGGGATTGAACATTCCTTATACGCACAGCGAAGAACGACCATCTTCTGTGTTGTTAAGTAAGTCGGCAGTCGCTGGTGCGCATACGTTGTTGCTGTTTCTTATGGGACGAACACCCGATGCGCCAATCACGAAAGAAATAAAACCGGCGGCGGCAATTGCCTGGAAGAAAGTCGGATACGGCGAAATCAAACGGCGAGGAAAGCCTGTCGAGTTGGTTGATTGTCCGCCAAAGCAGGGAGTAAAGTTGAGAGATACGTTCCGGCTACGGATGAAAAATACAGCCACGCCGATGAATGAAACATTAAAGTCGGTGTTTATTGATACCGGCGAAAACGGAATTTTTTCGCGCGGGGAATTTGAAGCGATTACAACTCCGGGACAAATGGAATTTGTAACGCCGGAAGAAATTGCCGAGAACGTGATTTATGAAATCAAAGGAAGAAACACGGGACATGATGTTATTGACGCGCTCGATAACACAATAATGAATCCGACATATCGCGCCGGGTACATGTACCACAGCGCGTTCGAGAAAATTTCAGAACTTGAGAAATTGCATGAAGTTGACAGCGTCGCATTCGAGGTCCTCGGTCCGCCTCGGCTTTCCAAATTGTTGTATGAATCGTACCTGCTGAAGCGTTGTTTCAAAGATATTCGCTCGGCGCTCAAA
This window harbors:
- a CDS encoding short-chain dehydrogenase, yielding MDIKNRTVLVLGGWGLVGSAICRKLMGEHPKRIIVTSLKKEEAEEGVAQLYEEFPSAKKNFFVPWWGNIFTRHDFKDMNREDILGDDRKRKMLIDDMLEELDENVLHRSAIFQLLEKYKPDIIIDSINSATAIAYQDIFQSARGVLKEFKQNNGGTDISTIQNSVERLLCTLYVPQLIRHVQILYKSMHKCGTKTYVKIGTSGTGGMGLNIPYTHSEERPSSVLLSKSAVAGAHTLLLFLMGRTPDAPITKEIKPAAAIAWKKVGYGEIKRRGKPVELVDCPPKQGVKLRDTFRLRMKNTATPMNETLKSVFIDTGENGIFSRGEFEAITTPGQMEFVTPEEIAENVIYEIKGRNTGHDVIDALDNTIMNPTYRAGYMYHSAFEKISELEKLHEVDSVAFEVLGPPRLSKLLYESYLLKRCFKDIRSALKATPRQISDRLTKEISSNKKLRAQIISIGIPILLPDGKTLLRGDEIKIPPFQGENELRVNAERINHWAHDGWVDLRVANMKLWKERFEQLIEVSERIPANETSSRYMYTPDFWNNFKEIHPGKLAGWIFSYEEEGMRMKA